The sequence below is a genomic window from Uranotaenia lowii strain MFRU-FL chromosome 2, ASM2978415v1, whole genome shotgun sequence.
GCCGGATGCAAactcttggagcgcatccaactttccaccttctGAATCGCTACTGTGGCAAGTAGCTGGACCTCTCTTGTTGATCGGCCCGATGCCAGAAGAACCACGTCGTCGGTGAATCCCACAAGTATCATTCCCGTGGGGAGACGCTGTCTCAGCAGTTTGTCGTAaacgatgttccacaataccgggccaattatcgatccttgtggaacccctgccaaacactcactgtttccagtccctcaCTGGTtgtatactgtagttggcgatcACGGAAGTAACACCCCACCATCCTACAGATGTATGCCGGAATCCTCTTACGAATGAgtgacgacgcaatcgctgcccaactgacgctgttgaaggcgttcttcacataaaGGGTGAACACTGCGCAAAACCGGTCTCCTCTCCTCTTCCTAAGAGGGTCTGTGGTTGACTGGAAGAGTTGTACCGATGGGGCAGGAGTCTAAAGCCGAAGGTTGAAGCTTTTTGGCTGATCCACGAATTCACGTAACTGCATCCCCGTGGACCAGGTCGTTGTGTTCAGcgatttaaaaagaaacaaattttcaagtggagTCATCTACACCTTTCGTGAGCAACCGTTTCACGCACCGGTAAAGTTATATCCGAGCgacgaaaaactatttttttgacATCTTCATCGGTAATTTGCGGTTGAAGTCCGGCTATGTACAGCCATAACTTTGGTGCCGGGGTGGAGAAACAACAAATGGAACTGAAAGACCATTAAGATCGATAGACTCAGTCCCAGTCATTGTCGAAGAGACTAGCGATAGCTCTTTGTTACCACGGCGGTCCGTTGTGGAAACTAAGAAGCTGCCATTATTGGCGGGTATTGCTTCgaagccaaaaaaaatcaagctgttGCCTATCGGGCTAATCAATTTTCGGAGGGGTGCGGTCAATCAAGTCGTCTACATAGCAGCAAATACTTCGGCCATTCAACTCCGTACGTCAGGGTTTACAGATAAACATATCCTTACCCTTTTGTAAACAGCTCCCTGTTGAGCCGGAAGTTGAAACCACAACACTGCTGGCTGATGTTGGCCTTCATGTCTAAAAGACAAAGACTCGAACAGCTCCGCAAATATTTACTTTGTCCAGTACTGTATCTACGTTAGGCGACAGCTCATAGATCAAACTGATAGATTAAATCATAGAttaaacacaacaaaaacaagaacaatccgtatttttttttcgattttgaactCCATTTCGAAGATTTTTGAAGTCTTGATGCACGGACCGATATATGCTGCTGTTAAATCTTTGATCGGCGAGGTTGTGTAAAACTAAGGTCGACCTTTACCAACCTGATGTGCTACGTAAGCTCATTGAGTGACTGTTTGGAGAAAGCTTGTCAAGTCGATTCTATCTACACTGACTTTGCGAAAGCATTCGACCGCGTTCTGCATAAAATACTAATTGAAAAGCTGGATCGTACAGGTTTCCCTGAATGGGCACTTGACTGGATTGCGTCGTACCTCAACGACCGTCATGCTTTCACGAAAGTCAACAGCTCACGTTTTAGAACATTTGCCATCCCGTCAGGTGTACCTCAAGGAAGCCATCTCGGGCCTTCTTCATAATCTTTGTCTATGACCGCAATAGCCCCTTGATACACCACTGATAGCCGGCAACCCACAATCGAAAACAACTTCAACAGTTGGTGTCCAATCATTGGTTTCTCCAGCTAGTGGTTTTGCCTACGATTCACCGAACACCCAACGATCAGACCGAACGAACAAACAACAGACGATGGCCGGTGATTTTTATCCCAGCACGGCCCACACGAGCAAAAATACACCCGAGTGACGATCATCGCGATCATCGACAATCATCAGCCGGTATTGTGTGCAGCGATCATCACCCACCGGTTATTGTTTCTGGTGGCTAGATCGGAGATTGGGAGAGTGAGTACCACCCATCGGCCCATCGGTTTATTTCGGTTTATTAAAGTGTAGCTAATAAATTGTGCGTGTTTTTATAAAGAAGTTGCGTGTTATTTAAAAACGATTATTCCGATAAACTGTTGTGGAATCTTGCATCTGTATAAGTCACAGCAGCTACACTTAGCCGCACAGCAGTGATTTCGGTTGAGTTTTGGCGGTGTTGGCGAGCCGTCGGGAAACCACAGGATAGAACCACTTCGAAGAAAAAGGTACGGCCCCCAACAATCTTCGTTAATGATCTCTATGTAACTCTCCAATCTGATACGCTAATGTATGCCGACGATCTGAAGCATTTTCGAAAGATTGTAAGCACTGTAGACTGTCTCGCTCTTCAAGCTGACATTGTCTCGTTAGATAACTGGTGCCGAGTGAACGGAATGCAGGCCAATGCTTAAAAGTGTAAGATCATCAACTTTACCCGTTCACGAAACATGATCAGATTTGACTACCATCTATCAGGTTTCTgcttaaaaaacgaacacaaacacatacaggatcttaatgaaacttgatgtttcctcgaagaggttcctttttcttaactctaagcgtacattttttgaggatatgatggctggcatcctacaaatgctaaaaccaccaacccacagaaagtgtactatgtatgccgtgaccgggattcgatctcatgcccgctggcttagaagacttgaaggctatcctctacccCACAGGCTGCGGCATTGGAGAATGTAAAGTCAATTCTTGACCTGagagtaaaaaattgatgacaGACTTACTTTCTCCGAACACATAGCGCTTACCTCTGCAAAAGGGTTTGCTGCATTCGGGTTTTTGCGCCGGAACACCGGAGGTTTCGACGACGTATACGCACTGAAAGCCATTTATTGTTCGTCGGTTCGTAAGTGTGGGCTCCTACTCAGATTAGACAATGCAACCGCCTAGAACGGGTTCAACGTAGCTTCGTCAAATACGCTCTACGGCGTCTCCCGTGGAACGAACCGCTCCGACTTCCACCGTATGTGTCAATATCTACGTACCTACAAAGTCACTTTGACAACGCCAGTTTCTTTGGATACCCTATTATCGTACCGCATATGGCAGAAATCatcctattgacaagtgttgtgaaaGTTTTAACTCAGTGTGTcacttgtttgattttaatatgtgtAAACGAAGGTTTAAATTAGTACTAAGCAGAATTTCTTAGATTTAAGCTATTGGTCTGAACAGTAATTCAACCAAAgacgataaataaataaataacaattcctGCTTGAACTGCTCGCTTCTTCGAGCTCCTGCTACGATATCACTGCTGCTTAATAACCGTACTCTCTCCAGGCAGATTGTTGGTCCAGATTATGCAGTGTTTCGTAGCGATCGTAACAGCAAAAAATCTACTGGTGGTGGGTGTGACTTGCCATTAGATCTAAACTCCCAGCTGTGCTTATCGGAGATGTTTTCTGAGAGGATCTAGAGCTTCTTTGGACCCGTGTTGATCTCGGTAATCGTAAACTCTATCTAcgcgtagtgtacgtgcctcctgatcgttTTGGCAACCTGGTTTTAGTAGAGTCCTTTTCGCTTCGCCTTTCTAAAGTCAGCTCTAATTGTTCTCTTGATGATGACATACTTGTCATCGTCGACTTCAACATGCCCAGCCTAAAATGGTGCTCCTCCCGAAGTGGCTTTCTGTTTCCAGACCCTGAGCGTTCTCCGTTCTCCGCATCTTTTAGCTTTTACTTAGACGCCTTTATGCGACTTTATGTCACCATTTTCCGAAACGAAGGGTGGCTACAAATCTGGAACTGCGGAGACTGAAAACGGCTAAGAAACGTGCACTCTGAAACTGCAACAAGCACAAATCCCCCTAAATTTAGGAAGAATACCGcaaactaaacttttttttaaacaaactttttcttgaaaaagaggtgcaatgattaaaaataactatattTTCATCCTGTTTATGGATAACTTTCCCGATACACatctcaaatcaaaatttagtattatgaaaaattccactgaaatatgattttttctgtgtggaaataaaaaagtgtgAGTTTTGAGGTACAACTTGAATGAATTCAGGAGGTCCGTGCTTATAAGTACATTAAgttaataattttataaaagccGAGAGCTTATAAACGgtacattttttaacaattaaataccatgtagtgtttttttattttaactagaAATACCTACAAAATATTTCAGGGAGACTGGTgaactttaaaactttataaatgTTCGGCGATTTATCATTTATGGAATTaacaatgaaagttttaaatcgcTTGGaagaatttgtgaaaaaaatgcaGGGAACAAACAATTCTTACTAAGATGAATCTGTACTTGAGGCAGgcttaagcaaaaaaaaattaaatttttatagcGTATAccgaatactttttttttttttttgtttcgattatagtcgttttaccatctttatggcattcgcgactttatcaacgttgcagttggcggatcgttattgaaaaactatccggtacaactgtgttcgatgtttactcttgggctcgaactcgcggacatcggctcaggagacaacagatttgccaactgagctatatcacaagcccacgaATACGTTTTTTACCTtgaatatgaaagaaaaatcaCTTGTTTGGTCCGCGAGCAATTCTCATTCCAAAAATTTGGCccgtttattgaaaatgttggccacccatgctctaaagggtaaaaaaaaatctgaagaagtttgtttgtgtttagtttttggtctaatgaaaaaataaccttCAATCTTGATTTGCTGCTTCGGTTTTCCGtttcgaacaaaatttttaaataattttttaagttaagctCTAGCCAATTTTTGCATTTCTCttcaacattttatttaaaaataattgaatatcaATACTTTTGATTATTCTCACAATCTTTTAGCCATTGTTGAGCTTTGTCAACTTGAAACTCTacttaaattataaatatacATCCAGAAAAATGTCCCTAAAAGTAGATACGATCCTTGACTCCAAGAATAAATCCTATGATACGGATCAGCCAACAAGGTTCCAACTGATAGGAGTCATAGAAAAACAAACTGTGAATCACATTGTAGATAACGATGGATACAACCATCATCAGCGCACTTCTTCCATAGTATCGCACCTGCTCCTGCTGTGTCAGTCTAAAATAGAAAGTGAATGATAATTAAATTAGGCTTCCAATGAAATTTTTACCTTACTTTCTGGCGTAGATCCGAAAATAGGGATCATTGTCTTTGAGGGCTTGAACTCTTCGTGAAATTTGAACCACCGAGGGACACTGAGCGTGTCTGATGTCTGCGGAAATTTTCTTTGACTGTTTTGACTGCAATTCCATGACAAATATTTTgagatttaatttgatttttgaatttgttttgactTGTTAGATCCGAAGAGATAGgtaactatgattttttttaacaaaaactcaaaaacgatTAAAATAGTGATGCAATATACACGTGGATTTTTAAAATCTCTcaattttttagtttgttttttattttttaatagaaatttcgAGTTTTACTTGGCCGTCGACTGATATTATTCTACttataaaaattgctaaatttcaaatatctccaaagatttatatatttttttttaactcgtaGGTAAGTTGACACTTGAAGTCTTCATATTCAAAATCCTCTCATATTCCAATAATGTCTCGATCTTCATCGGTAACATTTCAAGTATTCCCAGTGAAAATACAGTTCTAAGCACCTTCCACCCTTCCACCTCTTCTTAACCCTCTTCAATCAATCCGACATTCAAAGTAACACGATTTTCGGATTGAGGACCGCGGGTATCGATTCCGAACAGAGTGGTTCTTTCGCCTGAGTGATGTGCGCCACCCGAGAGTTGAGCGAAAGAAGAGCCTAAATGATGTTTCTTGCTATCCGGGAATTGATCGGCCATCACAGCCTGTTGGTAGAAAAAGACGCTTGACGTgtataaatattgattttatgattttgggAAATTTATGGTTCGACAACGGAATCACGCGTCATGTTGTGTCGAGTGTTGGTTACATTTTGGGCGATTTGCTGGTGGCCTCTGGTCACAAAGTTTGGTTGGAAAAAGGTGGAGAGAATTGTGATGATGACAACCTCACAAAATCAATAAGATCACGATGGTTCaagattaaagaaaaaaacagggATGCTTCCCTTAGATTgagaaaaagatttcaaaagtaCTTGTATTTAAACTAATTGgtttaaaaatctaattaaCAGACTTCGAGATGAAaaagtgaatttgatttaagggggggtggggggggtggggggggttagggtctaacgggtataaaaaaacacaattttcacgatttttttctagagctatcgttcaaacaaatgtattcaaattttttgcattatacaaagcattgttaaaagaacatttagtaattttttcgtagaaaaatattgaaaaatgagccggtgacggagcactttcgaggatgccttttagaaaacaggatttgcggtggacactgtatctcagcacagaatcatctgaagtcaaaaaatcagagcaaaatatttttaatagatgtttttctggaccccaacgtttttatttaacttaaaaaattttttatgaaatttttgtggctgtttgaagtaaaaactacgctttttcacaaaaaaatccgccattttcacttgtaaaatctccccaaagtaaaaaaaaaccaaaaaagaaaaacgtttggGTCTGGAATTTTATAcatagaaaatattttccaaatttcaaaagaatcggataagtagttttcaaatgacgatgtccacggactttaaaaatgtgctttcgagaaaaacgcgtttgaagtttctgctcttgctttcttgcagtattagataggaagagataaaggcctataacttctacagttttgcttcaattgacttgaaaatttgacacaacattcttgaaatgttttacaataagaaaataaaaaaataaaaaaatcgattttttgaaagtgtttgaccctaccccccccttaaaaccATCGTTCATGGTGACTATGGATCTGGGGGGTGATTgggattaaaatgaaaaatgttttgttttgatgtaTCCAAAAACATATTGGggttatcgatttcaaattttcacataCGATAGCTGGCAAATTTCAATAAGTTACTTCCCAGAAAtattgagttttaatttttagattCTTGAAAGTTCTATAAAGAATGGACATACAAAAAACACCTTATAAAATTGTCATTTAGGAGCGAAAATtacaaagtcttttttttctgtcaggTTTATGCATTACAATTCGCTTAGCAAGGAACActgttgttttgaagaatcggtagggaatttcgtaaatttttccaatttttgacaCACTGTTCAAAATGCGTGAATTTGGGGTGAATATGAGTCAAGCAAAGGTTATAATGTACACATcgttaaacttttttataaacACAGCACAGATTGAAAACGCTTTTGTTCACAACAGATGCATTGAATATTatatatttcaatgaaaaatttccaaaatacttTGATTACGTATGAagtgaaatgattatttttgaatcttttttttttaatattacagCAGCGATAAACTTTCAGCCAGCCAACCAGATCAGTTCGAGCTTAGAACCCTTTTTTCTGAAGGCCATAATACCAGCTAATTCTTGATAGTTATTCTCTGCTGGATTTTGATGAGGATGATTCATACCTCGAATACTGCTATTCTACGTTTTTacgaagatttttcaaattcaactcaATTCTTCGATTTCAGCTTGGTTTCCTGAAAAAACCCGATAACCAGAACCAGTATGCACGAAAAAGCTTCTGCATTTAATAATCGATCTTAGCTTTCCGCCAAGAAAAATCACTGTCCAGACACCATCCAAAGCTCACCAAAGTTCAAGCCACCGAATACCGTCATGTGAGCTACAAAAGCATTTAGGATTAATATCCACTTTTTCTCACGAAAATTTTGATTCCTCAAAAATTTAAGCAGCACTACctggtggcgacattgcctaccTCAGAAGGTGTTTTGCAAAGAATGAAAATAGAATattctgtctgtttgtctgtgcttaTACTATCACTCTATTACTATTAGTCTGTACTGTTACTATCTGCGaacatttatgaaatttcacttttttatgtGAGTGAATAACTGAAGTTATTCACTCAcataaaaacaattcaaaaacatCATTTCCGACTCACCCCGCCTGAcggaatatcaaaaattaaaaattttgtaaaaagtttTCAACATGTTAAGTATAAAACAcatcaagaaaaattcgtgtaattttagatcaaaaacgatgcacgaaatcggaacatagtttttttttatctaaaattctGTCGCTGTTTATTTTTAGcaagaatgtaatttttggGGCGTGTAAAggtataaataataaataattaaaacacACTGAAAGCTCTTACAGaaggaatttattttcaaatcgaagcataaaaataaaaaaaaaagttcattcaccATCATGAGCAGTGCCACGTTGGGATGATagacttttttttgaatttttttatttatttatttattcactaGCACTTTTCCAATATTTAATTGCACGTAAATTAAATCTAAtgtttctgttttcaaatcatatAAATATAGATTTGAACTTCGTTCAGCCTATTTTTACCGGTCAGCGTCGTCATCAGTATTCTCAAATGGTTGGCATTTCTTTCTAGACAATCATAGTTCCACTTCACTGCGTAAATCTActggaataaaaataataattaggtTTCACATCTTTCACACATATATAACGTCATTTACCTAATCTTCAACCAAGTCTCATGTGGACTTTTTTGCTTTTCTTGGCTTTTTTAATCGTCAATTTTCTTGCCGAACTGTATATCGCAAACTGATTCGAACTTTTATGGCTGctcggataaaaaaaaaacaaacacaaatggcacaagttgaaaatttctattcaattttaaacaaacagatataattttacactgtttgtgatataaatttcgttGACCGCTTGATTTTTGAATCACAGAatgtaaaattatttcaaaacaatttattctttccaaagactaaaattacatcaaaaggagttgaaaACTACATCTTTCGTGAAttacttttgttaaaaaaataaaccactcgtgttttagattacgtacgtattttttcttttgctgTGTAGCATACAGGGTGTTCCAAGAAAGTGAACCGATTTCAATTTTGATcacaaaaatagacaaaaaagaaTGTTTTCTATTCTGAGGTTAAggacacagtgagcgcgaagcgaattCAGAATTCACGCGTAAAACCGCGGAatcaaatgatgatttttcaaaaaaccatttgtcaaaatattgtttatttaattacactagtttacagcactTCTAAACCAAGTTAACTGAAGAtcacttttaatgtgaaatcgttcgttgaatccgaaaatgaaattgaaaaaaatatcagtagaacagtttttgagttatgtttcaaacatgaaattttggaaaattaaaaaaaggacttGTTCTTAGATTCAGATACCTCTGACAACATAGCAGtaaattgaaatatctttttgCATCTTTAAtgtgaatcaattttctttcgatcatttgaactttatttttgctcatgatcaacaatattgttgatattattgtctttaagatagaaaaaattataactcgatagaaaaagttataactgaagaaagaaaaaaatataagtaagtcaaaatttattattatcatttgCCAAATTCCAGAATGATCTGACCATGGTCTCAAACGCGAACatgattttaaggtattttgctcaATGGGAACAAAACATACTGGTTTTTAATTAATAACAGTTCTCTTCACAAGCCGACTGCTTCTTacagaaaattttctaagaacCTTAAAGCCAAATATTTTTCCAGAAGACTTtaacacgattggacttaaaacaaaaaagttattgcgatttaaaaattgtattttggccgcaaattttgtctaaCAAGCAatgagtttcttttttttttttatttacaactagtttattaaaggccttttacttttacaaagtttaaatgtgccgagGGTCTTTATATCACTGGTTAGTAGGGAGgggggccgtaatagtcgcggcgacagttaaaagaaaaaaaaattaaataagggaAAAGGAAGGGGTTTATAGGGTTTATTTTTCGATATCAGTTTTCCATTAGGATCCGGTGGTGGCctcctgtagctgtggtttcgGTAGCTACGGTTTGGTATCGGTTTCAGATCTTCTGACCAGCCTTCATCAGGAATGTGTCGAACCCGTTGGATGAGAGGtggtaaataaacaaaacagacaTTAAATGAAGAACACACAAGGGGAGAGTTTACGTGGGTAAGCGGACTAAACAACCAAGTCggacagcttgagatatttgtaaattgggaacaaatatccaaaatctaagtttgccaaaatgtctcgaattggaacaccaggtagtctacctcgggccctaagggtatccagtagccaagccctcgtttGACCATACCTTTTACACGTCCATACAACatgatcgatgtcgtggtagccatccccacaaacgcaaacattggttgcagcgagattaatacgaaacaagtgcgcgtcaagccggcagtgatttgacatgagccgagaaatcaCGAGAATGAAGTCGCGACTcaagttaaaatgcttaaaccatgccttcgtcggaaccttagggataatcgtatggagccaacgtccctttgtgccattgtcccagctagactgccaagcgttaatcgctaaagtgcgaggtattgaaaaatatt
It includes:
- the LOC129744891 gene encoding uncharacterized protein LOC129744891 produces the protein MELQSKQSKKISADIRHAQCPSVVQISRRVQALKDNDPYFRIYARKLTQQEQVRYYGRSALMMVVSIVIYNVIHSLFFYDSYQLEPCWLIRIIGFILGVKDRIYF